The following is a genomic window from Candidatus Poribacteria bacterium.
GAACGACGCGGCTTCGTCCGGGTCGGGGATCATGCCGGTCAGATCGAGGCTGATCCGGCGTAGGAACTCGGCGTCGTCCGCCTGGGGCGACGCTTCGAGACCCAGCTCGTCGATGCGGGCGCGGACGAGGGCGTCAATCCGGCGAGCCGTGCCGTCGATCTCGTCGTCGGTGTGCTGGGCTGTCGGGCGCGTTGGCGCGATGGCGGCGGAGCCCGGCAAGGGGATGAACTCGGCGGGCTTTGCGACGGATGTTCGAGCTCGCGGCTGGGACATCGGGTCCGCTGATGGGGCGTTCGTCGCAGGCGTCATGCGGTCGACGGAAACGGTCGCCAGCTCGCGCGAGGACTCGGGGGCGGCAGCCTCGGCTTCTGGAGTGTTCACCTGCCAGTCGCGGCGAGGAGCTAGCTCAATGTCCGGGGCGGGCCCTGCCAGCGGCGTTAGCATGGGCGTCCTGATCGGCGCGGATCGGCTCGTGATGGGAGCCTTCGCGGATCCCATCTCCGTCGTCGCTGCGGACGTTTCCGAGGGCGGTCGCGCCTCAATCGTCTTGGCGGGAGCATGGGCCCGGAGACGTATCTGCTCGATGCCCCGCAACGCCGCTGTTCTCACCGGAGGGGACGAGTCCGATGTCGCGACGGCTCTCAGGAGCGCGTTGTCCTGGGCGTCGCCGATGCTTCCGAGGCTGCGGGCGGCTTCGCTGCGAACGCCCCAGCTCGAGTCTCGCAGCGCGGCTCGAAGCGCGGTTCTCGACGTGTCCAAGTCCGACTGGGCGAGGGCGGCGGCGGCTTCCCAGCGTACAGCTTCGCTGCTGTTTCCGAGCAGATGGGTCAATCCCTGTGATCCGGGCGCACCCATTCGAGCGAGCGCCTCTGCCGCCCGCGTCCGTTCGACTGGCGAGCTCCCGGTCGCTGCCTGGATCAGCGAGCGCACGTCGGCGGTCAGCGTGGCGAGTTCGACCTTGGGAAGGCGCGGAAGATCGTCCCGCGAGGCTGCCGCCGCGATTCCAGCGGCAAGGACCGCGAGCGCCATCACAACCGACAGCCACATATAACGATGGCGAGGAGGCGTTTCGAGGTAGACGCGCTTCATGGCTGAACCTCACCGGATTCAGGCTGGGTCTGCATCTCACAACGTCGGGAATCCCCAACGTGTTCAGGAGTGTACCACCGCGCTCCCCCACAATCAAACATCGGGAAAGCGGTACGGCTCTACGCTGACGAACCGTGACCGTGATGAGCCATCGGTTCTCCGTGTCTCGACAGGCGCGCTGGAGGGCGGTAGACTGACGTTGTCCATCGCCACAGATGATGCCCGCAGAAGGAGGCGCGAATGACCGCGCTCGAGACGATGCAGGCGTTGTTCGAGGGCAGACCGGCGGAACGAATGCTGGTTCAGCCCATCTGCATGACGTTCGCTTCGCGCATCGCTGGCAAGGAATACCTTCCGTACGTGACCGACTACCGCGTGCTGGTCGAGTGTCAGCTTCGGTGCGTCGAGGAGCTGGAGATCGACATCGTGACGCTGTGTTCGGACCCGGCGCGTGAAGCCGCCGACTGCGGCGTGGAAGTGCGGTGGTTCCCGGATCAGCCCCCAGCCCACGATCCGCAGAACCCCCTGATCCGCGAGAAATGGCAGCTTCGGAGGCTGGAGCAGCCCGATCCGCTGGGTGGCGGACGCATGCACGACCGCGTCAAAGGGGCGGAGCTCTTCCGTCGGGAGCTAGGCGGCGACATTCCGATCCTCGGTTGGATCGAGGGCCCCATGGCGGAAGCAGCCGATCTGCGCGGGATCAACGAGATCATGCTCGACGCCGTGGACGATCCGGCGTTCGTTCGCGACCTCTTCGAGTTCATCTGCGAGATGGAGATCGCCTTCGCACGCGCGCAGGTCGAGGCGGGCGTTGACGTGATCGGGATCGGGGACGCCGCTGCGTCGTTGGTGAACCGGCGCATCTACCACGAGCTTGTGCTGCCGTATGAGCGGCGGATCATCGACGCGATCCACGAAATGGGATGCCCAGTGCGGCTCCACATCTGCGGGAATGTGAACCACCTGCTCGACGACATCGCCACGCTCGATATCGACATGATCGACATCGACTGCCTCACGGACATCGAGCTGGCGCGGCAGAAGCTGCGTCCTGGGCTGGCGATCCTGGGGAACATGGACCCGGTGCGCTACCTGCTGGCGGGCACGCCGGACGAAGTGCGCGAGAAGCTCGCGTTCGATCACGCGACGATCGGGCAGGGATACGTCGCAGGGCCCGGCTGCGAGGTCCCGCCAGCGAGCCCCATCGAGAACGTCCGCGCGATGGTCGAATACGCTCGCAGTCTGTAGCCGAGGCAACCGATCCCGTGAACCGATCCGAATACACGTCGGCGAACCGGCGGGGCTGGAACCAAGCCGCCCCGGTGCACCGCGCGTCGCAGTTCGAGACGCTTCGGGAGCGCTTCGCGGCTCCCGGCTATTCGTGTCTCGACGACCTAGCGACATCGATCCTGACGGAGACCATCGGCGTCGAGGGCAAAGCCGTCGTGCAGCTCTGCTGCAACAACGGGCGCGAGCTCCTCTCGGTCAAGAACCTGGGCGCGAGTCGGTGCGTCGGGTTCGACATCGCGGACGCGTTCATCGCCCAGGGCAGGGAGCTCGCAACGGCGGGCAGACTTGACGCCGAGCTCGTCGCGTCGGACATCTACGCGATTCCGCACGAGTACGACGGTACGTTCGACGTGGCGTTCAGCACCATCGGTGCGCTGGGGTGGTTGCCCGATCTGACGGGCGCGTTCGCCGTCTGCGCTCGGCTGCTGCAAGCCGGCGGCGCGTTCTTCATCTACGACGAACACCCATTCCTTGGCATGTTCGAGGGCGACGACGCGCCTCCACCCTCGCTCCGGTACTCCTACTTCGACAAGGGACCCCATCGGTCCGACGACGGGCTGGACTACTTCGAGTTCGCGTCTTACGAATCCGATCCCGTCTACTGGTTCCAGCACACAGTCTCCGACATTCTGACGGCGTGTCTCGACAATGGGCTGGCGCTGGAGCACTTCCGCGAGTACGAGCACGACATCGCCAATGTCTACCGGGGTTTCGAGCGTCAGCGCGAGCAACTGCCGCTCTGCTTCACGCTCATTGCGAGGCAGACGAAGTGAGCGCGATCCGCTCGCACAGCGCTCGGTAGATTCCTGACTTGCGAGCCATGTGGCACCGTGCGTTTGACGGCTTCGTGGTTGGCGGTCAGATAGGCGGCACGACGGATGCAGGTTGAGCTGTTGCAGGCCCGCGATGGGACGCTACTCGATGCCTTGCGCGCGGCGTTGCGCTGGGCGGACTCCGCATATATGGCGGTCGCATATGGGTCCGTCGGAGCATTCGCGCTCGTGCGAGATGACGCCCAATCCTTCCTCAGGAGGAACGGACGGCTACGAGTCTTGCTCGACCTCGACGAACGTCTGACGGACCGCCAAGTCGTCGAGGAATTCGCCACGATCCCAGGCGACTGCACCTGCAAGATTCACATCTCGCCTTCAGGAGCCCGGTCTCGAGGCGTATTCCATCCGAAGCTCTACCTGTTCCGCGACGATGTCAGGTACTGTGCCATCCTCGGTTCATCGAACCTCACAGTCGGGGGTCTGCAACACAATATCGAAGCCAACCTCGCAATCCTGGCGAACCACTAGGATGTGTTGCTTCCACGACTGGCAGCGATTGGCTTGCGCAGGATCAAGATGTACTCATGTGCCTTGTTGATGCGGAACACGGCGGGATACCCGAGGGGACGCATGTTGTTGTATTCGTGCCGTCGATCCCAGATGATGAGATCATCGTAGGTAAAGCCAATCTCCTGCATGAATGCGGCTACATCGCTGTGGAAAGGATAGAAACGGTCTTTCTTGCGGATATCCATTAGAACGACGCAGCAGTACGCACCGTCGCACATAGAACTGGAAACGAGTCGAAAGACCTGCTGAAGGGCTCTGAGGAACTCGCCGTAGTCGGCGATCTTCCCGAAGTCTTCGGTGTCTGCGCCATAGGTGCGGTTGGCTTTTTGGTCCGCCGTACGTTTGGCCTCCAGCACATTCCAGTATGGTGGGGACGTGATCACCAGGTCTACGGAGTGATCCTCCACGAACTCGCCAAGCCTAAGCGCGTTAGCCGTATAGATGCGCGCGGTTCCTCTGTCGGATGACTGCAGGTCGAACAGAGATCCGCCGTCGCATCGATGGCGGGCGATCTCGGCGAACTCTGATGACAGCTCGATGCCAATGCCGTGCTTGCCCAGGTTCTTGGCAGCTAGGGCTGTCGTCCCAACGCCCACAAACGGATCAAGGACTATCTCCTGGCTGGCGTTCGTGAACACTTGGATCAAGCGTTCCGCCAGTACAACTGGGAACATCGCCGGGTGTCGTAGGGCAGTCTCCTCCGCTGTTCGCCGGATGTCACTCCAGATGGAGATCGAGTAGCGCGTCCACATCTTGCCATCGAGGCCGTTCGCACGCCGTCGTGGCTGCTTGCGAGGAGTCTGCGAGCCGCCAGTGAGTGGTATGAGTAGTTCGTCAGCTTGCAGCGCCATCGGAGGTTGTTCCTTTGGTTGCTCACGCCGTCGGCTCGTTCACAGGATGATACGTCGCTGGACGAGGTCTGTCTACAGCCACTGTGCAAATCAGTGTGGAGCCGTTCGATGAGGATCGCCCTGATCGGCTGCGGGCGCATCGCCCCGGCGCACCTGGAAGCTCTCGGCAAGCTGGCGGACCGTGCCACCGTGGTGGCGATCTGCGATCCGCGCGACGCGCTGCGGCAGGAGCGCATGTCGGCGTACGGAGTCCCGCACGGTTTCGCGTCGCTGGAT
Proteins encoded in this region:
- a CDS encoding site-specific DNA-methyltransferase; this encodes MALQADELLIPLTGGSQTPRKQPRRRANGLDGKMWTRYSISIWSDIRRTAEETALRHPAMFPVVLAERLIQVFTNASQEIVLDPFVGVGTTALAAKNLGKHGIGIELSSEFAEIARHRCDGGSLFDLQSSDRGTARIYTANALRLGEFVEDHSVDLVITSPPYWNVLEAKRTADQKANRTYGADTEDFGKIADYGEFLRALQQVFRLVSSSMCDGAYCCVVLMDIRKKDRFYPFHSDVAAFMQEIGFTYDDLIIWDRRHEYNNMRPLGYPAVFRINKAHEYILILRKPIAASRGSNTS
- a CDS encoding class I SAM-dependent methyltransferase, yielding MPSAAPHLRECEPPARRHRHARYRHDRHRLPHGHRAGAAEAASWAGDPGEHGPGALPAGGHAGRSAREARVRSRDDRAGIRRRARLRGPASEPHRERPRDGRIRSQSVAEATDPVNRSEYTSANRRGWNQAAPVHRASQFETLRERFAAPGYSCLDDLATSILTETIGVEGKAVVQLCCNNGRELLSVKNLGASRCVGFDIADAFIAQGRELATAGRLDAELVASDIYAIPHEYDGTFDVAFSTIGALGWLPDLTGAFAVCARLLQAGGAFFIYDEHPFLGMFEGDDAPPPSLRYSYFDKGPHRSDDGLDYFEFASYESDPVYWFQHTVSDILTACLDNGLALEHFREYEHDIANVYRGFERQREQLPLCFTLIARQTK